One window of the Balaenoptera ricei isolate mBalRic1 chromosome X, mBalRic1.hap2, whole genome shotgun sequence genome contains the following:
- the RAP2C gene encoding ras-related protein Rap-2c, which produces MREYKVVVLGSGGVGKSALTVQFVTGTFIEKYDPTIEDFYRKEIEVDSSPSVLEILDTAGTEQFASMRDLYIKNGQGFILVYSLVNQQSFQDIKPMRDQIVRVKRYEKVPLILVGNKVDLEPEREVMSSEGRALAQEWGCPFMETSAKSKSMVDELFAEIVRQMNYSSLPEKQDQCCTTCVVQ; this is translated from the exons ATGAGGGAATACAAGGTAGTGGTGTTAGGGAGCGGAGGGGTTGGCAAATCTGCCCTGACTGTGCAGTTTGTCACTGGGACTTTCATTGAGAAATATGACCCCACCATTGAAGATTTCTACCGCAAAGAGATCGAAGTGGACTCTTCCCCCTCCGTGCTGGAAATTCTGGACACCGCAGGAACTGAGCAGTTTGCCTCCATGAGAGATCTGTACATCAAAAACGGCCAAGGTTTCATCCTGGTTTATAGTCTGGTTAATCAACAGTCTTTTCAG GATATCAAGCCAATGAGAGATCAGATTGTCAGAGTGAAGAGATATGAAAAAGTCCCACTGATCCTAGTAGGAAATAAAGTGGATCTGGAACCAGAAAGAGAGGTTATGTCTTCAGAAGGCAGAGCTCTGGCTCAAGAATGGGGCTGTCCTTTCATGGAGACATCGGCAAAAAGTAAATCAATGGTGGATGAACTTTTTGCCGAGATCGTCAGGCAAATGAACTATTCTTCCCTGCCCGAGAAGCAAGATCAGTGTTGTACAACTTGCGTtgtccagtaa